In a genomic window of Numenius arquata chromosome 5, bNumArq3.hap1.1, whole genome shotgun sequence:
- the ZBTB33 gene encoding transcriptional regulator Kaiso isoform X1, translating to MDARAAAVPGMEGKKLISATDTQYSSVLLQSLNEQRGHGLFCDVTVIVEDRKFRAHRNILSASSTYFHQLFSVAGQVVELSFVRAEIFAEILNYIYSSKIISIRSDLLDELIKSGQQLGVKFIADLGIPPPEGKNMPSEVKDGASETSTSSPAQKDAETQVPVIRPESQEVTDGMPVITQSFSLHGIEYETTKITMCDSDDEDDDVIFCSEIVPPKECTKDTNAATQNQPSPSSAGASDQKSCGSGGSPHLTSTTAAQKLTSSASQLSSNQPQSSAESLVSATPQHLTPNIIVLNKPLLNSTLSASSSHQTHVTPTINLVEENQQPSNNGSLTEVKTTAVDDEEVVEDDVAIISSSSPGSVSSSSLVQQSSEPKAATTEGSGVQKKQVVTCSQEPSSKPGEFKIKISDVLTGNNKEFSSGIASKNVSEGQKIITLDTATEIEGLSTGCKVYANIGEDTYDIVIPVKGDSEEGEAKLDETPRTSGGDSPNRKRMKVKHDDHYELIVDGRVYYICIVCKRSYACLTSLRRHFNVHSWEKKYPCRYCDKVFALAEYRTKHEIHHTGERRYQCLTCGKSFINYQITASHIRSVHSQDPSGDTKLYRLHPCRSLQIRQYAYITNHSSSIPVINEGGIVYRVGTGKDGTEGATSNPPAKQITWDDIFIPQGNEAIFKQNPPEGSTEFEFVIPESY from the exons ATGGAcgcgcgggcggcggcggtaCCAG gaatggaggggaaaaaactgaTTTCTGCAACAGACACACAGTATTCTAGTGTGCTCCTTCAGTCTTTGAATGAACAACGTGGCCATGGACTTTTCTGTGATGTTACTGTCATCGTGGAGGACCGGAAATTTCGAGCTCACAGAAACATCCTTTCGGCCTCAAGCACGTATTTTCACCAGCTTTTCTCAGTGGCTGGGCAAGTGGTTGAACTGAGCTTTGTAAGAGCAGAAATTTTTGCAGAAATTCTTAACTATATTTATAGCTCCAAAATAATCAGCATTCGATCCGATTTACTTGATGAACTGATTAAATCAGGGCAACAGCTGGGCGTTAAATTCATAGCTGATCTGGGCATACCTCCGCCTGAAGGAAAAAACATGCCGAGCGAGGTTAAAGATGGTGCTTCAGAAACTTCAACTTCCAGCCCAGCTCAAAAGGATGCTGAAACACAAGTACCTGTAATAAGGCCAGAGAGTCAAGAGGTGACGGATGGGATGCCGGTTATAACACAGTCGTTCTCCTTACATGGCATAGAATATGAGACTACAAAAATTACAATGTGTGATTCagatgatgaggatgatgatgTAATTTTTTGCTCTGAGATTGTTCCTCCGAAAGAATGTACTAAAGATACAAATGCTGCAACACAGAACCAACCTTCCCCAAGTTCAGCTGGAGCTTCTGACCAAAAATCATGTGGCAGTGGTGGCTCTCCCCATTTGACGAGCACCACAGCAGCTCAAAAACTCACCTCTTCTGCCAGTCAGCTAAGCTCAAACCAGCCACAATCAAGTGCCGAATCACTTGTCTCTGCAACACCGCAGCATTTGACTCCTAATATCATTGTGCTAAATAAGCCTCTACTTAACTCAACTCTAAGTGCCAGCTCCTCACATCAAACACATGTGACCCCTACAATTAATTTAGTGGAGGAGAACCAGCAGCCATCTAATAACGGCTCCTTAACTGAAGTGAAAACAACTGCTGTTGATGATGAAGAGGTTGTTGAAGATGATGTCGCTATCATTAGCTCCTCTAGTCCTGGTTCAGTCAGCAGTAGCTCTCTGGTTCAGCAATCTTCTGAACCCAAGGCAGCAACCACTGAAGGATCAGGTGTACAGAAAAAACAGGTTGTTACATGTTCACAAGAGCCATCTTCTAAACCtggagaatttaaaataaaaatctcagacGTCCTTACTGGAAACAACAAGGAATTCAGTTCGGGTATAGCATCAAAGAATGTGTCAGAAGGACAGAAAATCATAACATTAGATACAGCAACTGAAATAGAAGGCCTGTCCACAGGCTGTAAGGTTTATGCAAATATCGGTGAGGATACATATGACATAGTCATTCCTGTAAAGGGTGATTCTGAGGAAGGCGAAGCCAAGCTTGATGAAACACCTAGAACATCTGGTGGTGATTCTCCAAACAGAAAACGCATGAAAGTAAAGCACGATGACCATTACGAGCTCATAGTGGATGGAAGAGTCTACTACATCTGTATTGTGTGCAAGCGATCATATGCTTGTCTGACAAGTTTACGGAGACATTTTAATGTTCATTCCTGGGAGAAAAAGTATCCGTGTCGATATTGTGACAAAGTTTTTGCTCTTGCAGAGTACCGTACGAAGCACGAAATTCACCACACGGGTGAGCGGAGGTACCAGTGCTTGACGTGTGGCAAATCTTTCATCAACTACCAAATTACGGCCTCCCACATAAGATCAGTTCATAGCCAAGACCCTTCCGGAGATACCAAGCTTTATCGATTGCACCCTTGCAGGTCTCTGCAGATCAGACAGTATGCATACATTACTAATCACTCAAGCAGTATACCAGTGATAAACGAGGGTGGAATTGTTTATCGTGTTGGCACAGGGAAGGATGGCACTGAAGGAGCAACATCTAACCCTCCAGCCAAACAAATTACCTGGGATGACATTTTCATTCCGCAGGGAAATGAAGCAATTTTTAAGCAAAATCCACCAGAGGGAAGTACTGAATTTGAGTTTGTAATTCCGGAATCTTACTGA
- the ZBTB33 gene encoding transcriptional regulator Kaiso isoform X2, producing MEGKKLISATDTQYSSVLLQSLNEQRGHGLFCDVTVIVEDRKFRAHRNILSASSTYFHQLFSVAGQVVELSFVRAEIFAEILNYIYSSKIISIRSDLLDELIKSGQQLGVKFIADLGIPPPEGKNMPSEVKDGASETSTSSPAQKDAETQVPVIRPESQEVTDGMPVITQSFSLHGIEYETTKITMCDSDDEDDDVIFCSEIVPPKECTKDTNAATQNQPSPSSAGASDQKSCGSGGSPHLTSTTAAQKLTSSASQLSSNQPQSSAESLVSATPQHLTPNIIVLNKPLLNSTLSASSSHQTHVTPTINLVEENQQPSNNGSLTEVKTTAVDDEEVVEDDVAIISSSSPGSVSSSSLVQQSSEPKAATTEGSGVQKKQVVTCSQEPSSKPGEFKIKISDVLTGNNKEFSSGIASKNVSEGQKIITLDTATEIEGLSTGCKVYANIGEDTYDIVIPVKGDSEEGEAKLDETPRTSGGDSPNRKRMKVKHDDHYELIVDGRVYYICIVCKRSYACLTSLRRHFNVHSWEKKYPCRYCDKVFALAEYRTKHEIHHTGERRYQCLTCGKSFINYQITASHIRSVHSQDPSGDTKLYRLHPCRSLQIRQYAYITNHSSSIPVINEGGIVYRVGTGKDGTEGATSNPPAKQITWDDIFIPQGNEAIFKQNPPEGSTEFEFVIPESY from the coding sequence atggaggggaaaaaactgaTTTCTGCAACAGACACACAGTATTCTAGTGTGCTCCTTCAGTCTTTGAATGAACAACGTGGCCATGGACTTTTCTGTGATGTTACTGTCATCGTGGAGGACCGGAAATTTCGAGCTCACAGAAACATCCTTTCGGCCTCAAGCACGTATTTTCACCAGCTTTTCTCAGTGGCTGGGCAAGTGGTTGAACTGAGCTTTGTAAGAGCAGAAATTTTTGCAGAAATTCTTAACTATATTTATAGCTCCAAAATAATCAGCATTCGATCCGATTTACTTGATGAACTGATTAAATCAGGGCAACAGCTGGGCGTTAAATTCATAGCTGATCTGGGCATACCTCCGCCTGAAGGAAAAAACATGCCGAGCGAGGTTAAAGATGGTGCTTCAGAAACTTCAACTTCCAGCCCAGCTCAAAAGGATGCTGAAACACAAGTACCTGTAATAAGGCCAGAGAGTCAAGAGGTGACGGATGGGATGCCGGTTATAACACAGTCGTTCTCCTTACATGGCATAGAATATGAGACTACAAAAATTACAATGTGTGATTCagatgatgaggatgatgatgTAATTTTTTGCTCTGAGATTGTTCCTCCGAAAGAATGTACTAAAGATACAAATGCTGCAACACAGAACCAACCTTCCCCAAGTTCAGCTGGAGCTTCTGACCAAAAATCATGTGGCAGTGGTGGCTCTCCCCATTTGACGAGCACCACAGCAGCTCAAAAACTCACCTCTTCTGCCAGTCAGCTAAGCTCAAACCAGCCACAATCAAGTGCCGAATCACTTGTCTCTGCAACACCGCAGCATTTGACTCCTAATATCATTGTGCTAAATAAGCCTCTACTTAACTCAACTCTAAGTGCCAGCTCCTCACATCAAACACATGTGACCCCTACAATTAATTTAGTGGAGGAGAACCAGCAGCCATCTAATAACGGCTCCTTAACTGAAGTGAAAACAACTGCTGTTGATGATGAAGAGGTTGTTGAAGATGATGTCGCTATCATTAGCTCCTCTAGTCCTGGTTCAGTCAGCAGTAGCTCTCTGGTTCAGCAATCTTCTGAACCCAAGGCAGCAACCACTGAAGGATCAGGTGTACAGAAAAAACAGGTTGTTACATGTTCACAAGAGCCATCTTCTAAACCtggagaatttaaaataaaaatctcagacGTCCTTACTGGAAACAACAAGGAATTCAGTTCGGGTATAGCATCAAAGAATGTGTCAGAAGGACAGAAAATCATAACATTAGATACAGCAACTGAAATAGAAGGCCTGTCCACAGGCTGTAAGGTTTATGCAAATATCGGTGAGGATACATATGACATAGTCATTCCTGTAAAGGGTGATTCTGAGGAAGGCGAAGCCAAGCTTGATGAAACACCTAGAACATCTGGTGGTGATTCTCCAAACAGAAAACGCATGAAAGTAAAGCACGATGACCATTACGAGCTCATAGTGGATGGAAGAGTCTACTACATCTGTATTGTGTGCAAGCGATCATATGCTTGTCTGACAAGTTTACGGAGACATTTTAATGTTCATTCCTGGGAGAAAAAGTATCCGTGTCGATATTGTGACAAAGTTTTTGCTCTTGCAGAGTACCGTACGAAGCACGAAATTCACCACACGGGTGAGCGGAGGTACCAGTGCTTGACGTGTGGCAAATCTTTCATCAACTACCAAATTACGGCCTCCCACATAAGATCAGTTCATAGCCAAGACCCTTCCGGAGATACCAAGCTTTATCGATTGCACCCTTGCAGGTCTCTGCAGATCAGACAGTATGCATACATTACTAATCACTCAAGCAGTATACCAGTGATAAACGAGGGTGGAATTGTTTATCGTGTTGGCACAGGGAAGGATGGCACTGAAGGAGCAACATCTAACCCTCCAGCCAAACAAATTACCTGGGATGACATTTTCATTCCGCAGGGAAATGAAGCAATTTTTAAGCAAAATCCACCAGAGGGAAGTACTGAATTTGAGTTTGTAATTCCGGAATCTTACTGA